The following coding sequences lie in one Niabella agricola genomic window:
- a CDS encoding PDDEXK nuclease domain-containing protein, which yields MKPEKTYLQFVQTVKKQILQSRYQAAKLVNNELLLLYYNIGHSLHEKMTAASWGDKVLQQIAVDLQKELPGLRGFSYRSLKNMRQFYDCYQMPIIGQSVTAQLPNHSTGKRRSAFSKKKIGQSLTAQLDSSFINTVFTALSFTHHILLINKCKEMEERIYYMHQAASNHWTVHLLQHHIESNLYHKKGKLPNNFRKALPKTIAAHALNTFKDEYLLDFINITPDDDERVFENKIINNIRQFILSLGTGFSFMGTQYRLVVDEEEFFTDLLFFNRVLQCLVAIELKRGRFKPEYAGKLNFYLNLLDDQVKLPHEHNSIGIILCKEKNNKVVEYAFKSMHKAMGVATYKTSKQLPSRLKKILPDAAALKKLL from the coding sequence ATGAAACCTGAAAAAACCTACCTGCAATTTGTACAAACTGTAAAAAAGCAAATATTGCAAAGCCGTTACCAGGCCGCAAAACTGGTGAATAATGAGTTACTTTTATTATACTATAACATTGGCCATAGTCTGCACGAGAAAATGACCGCTGCCAGCTGGGGAGATAAAGTACTACAGCAAATTGCGGTCGATCTGCAAAAAGAATTGCCGGGGCTGCGCGGCTTTTCTTACAGAAGCCTGAAAAATATGCGGCAGTTTTATGACTGCTATCAGATGCCCATAATTGGGCAGTCAGTAACTGCCCAATTGCCGAACCATTCCACCGGAAAGCGCCGTTCTGCTTTTTCAAAAAAGAAAATTGGGCAGTCGTTAACTGCCCAATTAGATTCTTCATTCATCAATACTGTTTTTACGGCACTTAGCTTTACCCATCATATCCTGCTTATAAATAAGTGTAAGGAAATGGAGGAGCGCATTTACTATATGCATCAGGCTGCAAGCAATCATTGGACGGTGCACCTGCTGCAACATCATATCGAAAGCAATCTTTATCACAAGAAAGGAAAACTTCCCAATAACTTCCGGAAAGCGCTACCCAAAACAATAGCAGCACATGCATTAAACACTTTTAAAGATGAATACCTGCTGGATTTTATCAATATCACACCGGATGACGATGAACGCGTGTTTGAAAACAAGATCATTAATAACATACGACAATTCATTCTTTCCTTAGGTACAGGCTTCTCTTTTATGGGCACACAGTACCGGCTGGTAGTAGATGAGGAAGAGTTTTTTACCGACCTGCTTTTCTTCAACCGCGTACTGCAATGCCTGGTAGCGATTGAATTGAAACGAGGCAGGTTTAAACCCGAATATGCCGGCAAACTTAATTTTTACCTGAACCTGCTCGACGATCAGGTAAAACTTCCTCACGAACACAACAGCATTGGTATCATTCTTTGTAAGGAAAAAAACAATAAAGTGGTGGAGTATGCCTTTAAGAGTATGCATAAAGCGATGGGCGTTGCTACGTATAAAACCAGTAAACAACTTCCCTCCCGGTTAAAAAAAATATTGCCGGATGCCGCTGCGCTGAAAAAATTATTATAG
- a CDS encoding efflux RND transporter periplasmic adaptor subunit, with the protein MKANNHTIHTSILVPALIALSISLQSCVNGSANPSQQPPAPALPVMATPASPVTVYQEFSASLEGKVNVEVRPQVDGYLEKIYVDEGAYVTAGQPLFKISAQLYNEALNNARANVLAAQANVQKAQVDLDRLKPLVDNAVISDVQLKTAKANYNAATAALAQARAMVGNAQINVGYTLIKAPVSGYIGSIPFKTGSLVGRGETQPLTVLSEVNTMYAYFSMSEPDFIAFKNKYPGETIEQKLKNVPSVELLLADNTVYPQQGKIELVQGQFDKTIGAINFRAAFPNPNKTLRSGNTGKIRLPQLFNEVLVVPQEATFEIQDKVFVFTVDSSNKVTSKPIAVSGKTAYYYFVNKGLSKGEKIVLSGTGNLKDGTPIQPQVVSADSVLKANPI; encoded by the coding sequence ATGAAAGCAAACAACCATACCATCCACACAAGCATTCTTGTACCTGCGCTTATTGCGCTTTCTATATCGCTGCAAAGCTGCGTCAATGGCTCAGCAAATCCCAGCCAGCAGCCACCGGCTCCGGCGTTGCCCGTAATGGCTACCCCGGCATCCCCCGTAACCGTTTACCAGGAATTTTCCGCCTCACTGGAAGGAAAGGTAAACGTAGAAGTACGCCCCCAGGTAGACGGCTACCTGGAAAAGATTTACGTAGACGAAGGTGCTTACGTAACCGCAGGACAACCCTTATTTAAGATCAGTGCTCAGTTATACAACGAAGCACTGAACAACGCACGCGCCAATGTACTGGCAGCACAGGCCAATGTACAAAAGGCCCAGGTAGACCTGGACCGCCTGAAACCACTGGTAGACAACGCTGTGATTTCCGACGTACAGCTGAAGACCGCAAAAGCCAACTACAACGCCGCCACCGCCGCACTGGCACAGGCCAGGGCCATGGTAGGCAACGCGCAGATCAATGTAGGTTATACACTGATCAAAGCACCGGTGAGCGGTTATATCGGCAGCATTCCGTTTAAAACCGGTAGCCTGGTAGGCCGTGGGGAAACACAACCCCTTACCGTGCTCAGCGAGGTGAACACGATGTACGCCTATTTCTCTATGAGTGAGCCCGACTTCATTGCCTTTAAAAATAAATACCCGGGCGAAACCATTGAGCAAAAACTGAAAAACGTTCCTTCCGTTGAATTGCTGCTGGCCGATAATACCGTTTATCCGCAGCAAGGAAAGATTGAACTGGTTCAGGGGCAGTTCGACAAAACCATCGGCGCTATCAACTTCCGCGCAGCCTTTCCCAACCCCAATAAAACACTAAGAAGCGGTAACACCGGTAAGATCCGTCTGCCGCAGCTTTTTAATGAAGTATTGGTGGTGCCACAGGAAGCCACGTTTGAAATCCAGGATAAAGTATTTGTATTTACAGTAGACAGCAGCAACAAGGTAACCAGCAAACCCATTGCCGTTTCTGGTAAAACCGCCTACTACTACTTTGTAAACAAAGGACTTTCCAAAGGCGAAAAGATCGTGCTTTCCGGAACCGGTAATTTAAAAGACGGAACGCCGATACAGCCGCAGGTGGTTTCAGCCGACAGCGTGCTAAAGGCGAATCCGATTTAA
- a CDS encoding helix-hairpin-helix domain-containing protein has protein sequence MEKVFIIKELMQIPGVGKSIATYLYNIGIRRIEDLKGRDPEQLYNASNHFVGCVQDRCLLYVFRCAVCFADTPPHMREADKLKWWNWKNGK, from the coding sequence ATGGAAAAAGTATTTATTATAAAAGAGCTAATGCAAATACCAGGAGTCGGCAAATCGATCGCTACCTATCTGTACAACATCGGGATACGCCGCATTGAAGATTTAAAAGGCCGGGATCCGGAGCAGCTTTACAATGCATCGAACCACTTTGTTGGCTGCGTGCAGGACCGGTGCCTGCTATATGTGTTCCGGTGTGCGGTTTGTTTTGCAGACACCCCTCCGCATATGCGGGAGGCGGATAAACTGAAATGGTGGAACTGGAAGAATGGAAAGTGA
- a CDS encoding DUF3574 domain-containing protein has product MILIKQILLIAFAGTTITGCVTMQQTDLYFGRNIPGGGQVTEQQWKAFSDSIITPAFPEGYTESDAQGKWMDTESRETIAEDTKRITVIGKRSAKRNGQLNQITQAYIRRFHQQAVLRVDTKIRYRLNTKKNTN; this is encoded by the coding sequence ATGATCCTAATCAAACAAATACTTCTTATTGCATTCGCCGGTACAACCATCACCGGTTGCGTGACTATGCAACAGACGGATCTTTACTTCGGACGGAATATTCCCGGTGGCGGCCAGGTAACGGAGCAACAATGGAAAGCATTCAGCGATAGCATCATTACACCGGCCTTCCCCGAAGGATATACCGAATCCGATGCACAAGGTAAATGGATGGATACCGAAAGCCGGGAAACGATCGCCGAAGACACAAAACGGATCACCGTAATTGGTAAACGCAGTGCCAAAAGGAACGGACAGCTCAATCAGATCACACAGGCGTATATCCGCCGCTTCCACCAGCAGGCCGTGCTGCGGGTGGATACAAAGATCCGATACCGGCTGAACACAAAAAAGAATACCAATTAA
- a CDS encoding TetR/AcrR family transcriptional regulator: MSVAERKLREKEMIRKKIIDAALQLVKNEGWESLSIRKIADAIEYSAPVIYDHFANKEAILFEISQDGFKLLLSNIHKAISKKGSPQEELKALVDTYWKFALKNRSYFKLMFGVGMPCCGEGKMKTEFGALQDIIYEIIKKIIVEKKTNIESACYKTHAFWSAIHGFTSIMIARSADVPQTMNVSVLDQMVVNIIENL; this comes from the coding sequence ATGAGTGTAGCAGAGCGCAAATTGAGAGAAAAAGAAATGATCCGGAAGAAGATCATCGACGCAGCGTTGCAGCTGGTAAAAAATGAAGGCTGGGAGTCGTTATCCATCCGCAAGATCGCAGACGCCATCGAATACAGCGCCCCCGTGATCTATGATCATTTTGCCAACAAGGAGGCCATTCTTTTTGAGATTTCGCAGGACGGTTTTAAACTGCTGCTGTCAAATATTCACAAAGCCATCTCAAAAAAAGGGTCGCCGCAGGAGGAGCTGAAAGCGTTGGTAGATACCTACTGGAAGTTTGCACTCAAGAACCGGAGTTATTTTAAACTCATGTTTGGTGTGGGCATGCCCTGTTGCGGAGAAGGAAAGATGAAAACAGAATTTGGAGCCTTACAGGATATAATTTATGAAATCATAAAAAAAATAATCGTTGAAAAGAAAACCAATATTGAATCCGCGTGTTATAAAACGCACGCATTTTGGTCGGCAATACATGGTTTTACTTCAATCATGATCGCAAGGAGTGCTGATGTTCCGCAAACAATGAACGTGTCGGTACTCGATCAAATGGTAGTGAACATTATAGAAAATCTTTAA